Within the Halomonas sp. HL-93 genome, the region TTCGCGAATGGGCGGGCAAACTGGACGGCATGGAAGACGGTCTAGCCGGTATCTGCCTGCGCGGTAAACCTGGCTGGGGCGAAAACATGGCGTTTGTGTCCACCTTGGTGAACACCTTCGGCGGTCGCTGGTTTGATGAGGATTGGAACCCTGAACTGAACTCCGATGCTTGGGTAGAGGCCATCCAGTTCTACGTTGACCTGCTTAATGATTACGGTCCTTCAGGTGCCAGCTCCAACGGCTTTAACGAAAACCTGGCGCTGTTCTCACGCGGTAACTGCGGCATGTGGGTCGATGCCACCTCAGCGGCGGGCAAGCTGTACGACCCAGATGAGTCAGAAGTGGCGGACAGCCTTGGCTATGCCCCTGCACCGGTAGCCGAAACGCCTAAAGGCTCCCACTGGCTATGGTCCTGGGCGCTAGCCATCCCGGCGTCTTCCGAGAACCAGGAGGCTGCGGAGAAGTTTGTTACCTGGGCCACCTCTGAAGAATATATCGAGCTGGTGGGTGAAACTGAAGGCTGGACCAGCGTACCTCCCGGCACGCGTAAATCGACTTACGAAGATGAGCGCTATACCGACGCCGCGCCGTTTGCCGACTTTGTGCTCAAGGCGATTCAGGAGGCCGACCCAACCGACTCAACTCTGGAACCCAATCCTTACATTGGTGTGCAGTTCGTCGGCATTCCTGAGTTCCAGTCGATTGGCACCCAGGTTGGCCAGACCATCTCTTCCGCGCTAACGGGTGATGTCTCGGTGGAACAGGCGCTCGACAGCGCCCAGCGTGCCACTGAACGCGCCATGCAACGGGCGGGTTACCTGGACTAACGCTGTTAACGCCTGAGCCAATAGGCTCAGGCGTCTTTCCTTGTGCTTTCTGGCAGGTACTTCCATGACTAAAACACGTGCTTCCGGCCGTACCGTCGGCGGGCTAAGAACGCTGTCGCTTCAAGCACCCGCTGTGACGCTCTTGCTGCTGTGGATGATTGTGCCGCTCGGCATGACGATATGGTTTTCGCTGCAGCGCTATAACCTGTTAATGCCTGAAGTGACTGGCTTTGTCGGGTTCGAAAACTATGAGTATTTACTGACCGATCCGTCGCTATGGGCGGCGATGGGCAACACCCTGCTGCTGGTCGGCTGGGTGTTGGCGATTACCGTGGTGGGCGGCACGCTACTGGCCGTGCTGTTTCAACAAGATTTCGCCGGGCGGGGCATTGCCCGCGTGCTGGCGATTTCGCCGTTTTTCGTCATGCCCACCGTCAGCGCCTTGGTGTGGAAAAACATGATGATGCATCCATCCAACGGCGTGCTGGCTTGGCTCGCGGAGTCATTCGGGCTGCCCGCGTTGGACTGGTTTTCGTCGCTGCCGTTAACCTCGATTGTGATTATTGTCGCCTGGCAGTGGCTACCGTTTGCGCTGCTGATCCTGCTCACCGCCATGCAGTCACTGGATGAAGACCAGGTTGAAGCCGCGCGTATGGACGGCGCTGGCCCCGTCGCCATTTTCTTCTTTATCACGCTGCCCCATCTCAAGCGTGCTATCAGCGTGGTGATCATGATCGAAATGATCTTCCTGCTGACCATCTTTGCGGAAATTTTCGTGACCACGTCCGGCGGGCCAGGGCTTGCTACGACGAACTTGGCCTATCTGATTTACATCCGCGCGTTGCTCGATTTCGACGTGGGTACCGCTTCAGCCGGTGGGGTAATTGCGATCATTCTCGCCAATATCGTCGCTATCTTCCTGGTCCGTATGGTGGCCAAAAACCTGGAAGACTAACCGGCACGTAAGTGTCTTAGGAGACTTGTTATGACAAGCTTACGTTCCTCTAACAGCGCGTCCCCGTGGCGCTCGGCTGCGAGTAAAAGAGTGCTGCTGGCGGTCTTCGGCTGGTCGGTGGCG harbors:
- a CDS encoding ABC transporter substrate-binding protein; this translates as MRLARHLPLTSLAAAIAFAGQVQAETELTVATVNNNDMVIMQSLTDEFEEAHPDITLDWVVLEENVLRQRMTTDIATEGGQFDVMTIGTYEVPIWAERGWLSPLDNLPDDYNEDDLLTSVRDGLSHDDTLHALPFYAESSMMYYRKDLFEEAGIEMTDEPTWEEVREWAGKLDGMEDGLAGICLRGKPGWGENMAFVSTLVNTFGGRWFDEDWNPELNSDAWVEAIQFYVDLLNDYGPSGASSNGFNENLALFSRGNCGMWVDATSAAGKLYDPDESEVADSLGYAPAPVAETPKGSHWLWSWALAIPASSENQEAAEKFVTWATSEEYIELVGETEGWTSVPPGTRKSTYEDERYTDAAPFADFVLKAIQEADPTDSTLEPNPYIGVQFVGIPEFQSIGTQVGQTISSALTGDVSVEQALDSAQRATERAMQRAGYLD
- a CDS encoding carbohydrate ABC transporter permease; the protein is MTKTRASGRTVGGLRTLSLQAPAVTLLLLWMIVPLGMTIWFSLQRYNLLMPEVTGFVGFENYEYLLTDPSLWAAMGNTLLLVGWVLAITVVGGTLLAVLFQQDFAGRGIARVLAISPFFVMPTVSALVWKNMMMHPSNGVLAWLAESFGLPALDWFSSLPLTSIVIIVAWQWLPFALLILLTAMQSLDEDQVEAARMDGAGPVAIFFFITLPHLKRAISVVIMIEMIFLLTIFAEIFVTTSGGPGLATTNLAYLIYIRALLDFDVGTASAGGVIAIILANIVAIFLVRMVAKNLED